From a region of the Paenibacillus lutimineralis genome:
- a CDS encoding GNAT family N-acetyltransferase: protein MDTKYSVAQATHQDLDDLVLLFDLYRVFYQQPSNLEGARAFLFERFNHAESVIFIARNASNGQAAGFAQLYPTFSSISMQRSWVLNDLYVREESRREGVGELLLKHVKEFAVLTKAKGIALSTALNNIKAQSLYEKEGYVKDNEFYNYFLTLEQNGLKAKSHLEKSKKRAGAKR from the coding sequence ATGGATACAAAATATTCAGTAGCTCAAGCAACGCATCAGGATTTGGATGATTTAGTGCTGTTATTTGACCTCTATCGAGTGTTTTATCAGCAGCCCTCTAATTTGGAAGGAGCAAGAGCATTTTTATTCGAACGCTTCAATCATGCCGAGTCGGTGATCTTTATTGCACGAAATGCTTCGAATGGCCAAGCGGCAGGATTTGCTCAGCTCTATCCTACATTTTCGTCTATTTCTATGCAGCGTTCATGGGTACTTAATGATCTGTATGTGCGGGAGGAAAGCCGTAGAGAGGGCGTTGGTGAGTTGTTGCTGAAGCATGTGAAGGAATTTGCTGTATTAACAAAGGCAAAGGGCATTGCACTGTCAACGGCCCTCAATAACATCAAGGCACAGTCTCTGTATGAGAAGGAAGGCTACGTTAAGGACAATGAGTTCTATAATTATTTCTTAACACTAGAACAGAACGGATTGAAGGCAAAATCGCACTTGGAAAAATCAAAGAAAAGAGCTGGAGCTAAGCGATGA
- a CDS encoding imm11 family protein produces MKVWKWGYESDKYDSFTFPNRDAVSQYLDPYFNGTVIGEKWGVVPFETYRSRKRCDCTGIGSHIPIFGERTVEVLAPYLNSNVELLPLQHPSKRFYAVNVIRLIDALDYENSEVEYVEGHPGFVRDVHRFAFKLDVIQESPIFMIPEYKSLRIFVTDTFKEAVEANGLKGFTFELLWDSEMNNDAEADLEWQYQEALAAVERNKGEEFSFDEAIKRMEAGESLASGQWRLQQAPDGTIRLGNLQADGSYNWIQPIFYPPVLLDLKWHVVNSLPVK; encoded by the coding sequence ATGAAAGTCTGGAAATGGGGCTATGAATCTGATAAATATGATTCTTTTACTTTTCCTAACCGTGATGCAGTAAGTCAATATCTAGATCCTTATTTTAATGGAACTGTAATCGGGGAAAAATGGGGAGTGGTGCCGTTTGAAACCTATCGATCGCGGAAGCGTTGTGACTGTACAGGGATAGGCAGCCATATTCCTATATTCGGTGAACGTACCGTAGAAGTGCTTGCACCTTATCTCAATTCGAATGTAGAGTTACTGCCTTTACAGCATCCTTCAAAGCGTTTCTATGCTGTCAATGTCATTAGGCTTATAGATGCATTGGACTATGAGAATTCAGAAGTTGAATATGTTGAGGGACACCCCGGCTTTGTTAGAGATGTTCATCGATTTGCATTCAAGCTGGATGTGATCCAAGAGTCCCCGATCTTTATGATTCCAGAATATAAGAGTCTACGTATATTTGTGACGGATACTTTTAAAGAGGCAGTAGAAGCTAACGGGCTAAAGGGATTCACTTTTGAGTTGCTGTGGGACTCCGAGATGAATAATGATGCAGAGGCAGATTTGGAGTGGCAGTATCAAGAAGCGTTAGCGGCTGTAGAGCGTAATAAGGGTGAAGAATTCTCTTTTGATGAGGCTATAAAAAGAATGGAAGCCGGGGAGAGCTTAGCGAGCGGTCAGTGGAGGCTTCAGCAAGCACCTGACGGAACGATAAGACTTGGGAATCTTCAAGCAGATGGCAGCTATAACTGGATTCAGCCGATCTTTTATCCCCCAGTCCTGCTTGATCTAAAGTGGCATGTAGTGAATTCTCTGCCAGTGAAATAA